A section of the Bacteroidales bacterium genome encodes:
- the glgP gene encoding alpha-glucan family phosphorylase has translation MSEENILKPDYLFEISWEVCNKVGGIYTVISTKASTLVSELKDNYIFIGPDVWKETKDNPEFTEDKFLYRSWREEAEKQGLRFRLGRWNIAGNPVAILVDFTPYFVVKDKIFAKLWENYKLDSLPGQWDYIEPAMFGFAAAKIIESFYEFNISGRDRIIAQFHEWMTGTGILYLKDNIPQVGTVFTTHATALGRSVAGNGLPLYKDIESFNADVLARNFNIVSKQSLEKLSAQNADGFTTVSEITNKECKQFLEKEADVITPNGFDSSFLPPENVFEEKRDEARVKLFDVAEALLNQELQRDSMLVLISGRYEFRNKGIDLYIDALTRLYNNPDLDKDIIAFIMVPANNAGPRKDVYERIGKPNYEQSLHHEFLTHYLHDPDNDPVLKKIYSSGISNEKGSKVKIIFVPSYLNGSDGIFNMHYYELLIGFDVTVFPSYYEPWGYTPMESIAFHIPTITTTLAGFGNWIRNTYGKLEKGILVIDRDDDNDESVVEQIAAGLTRCLHRNFEDKKSSRKKAHEISHDGLWVNFINNYYKIYDKALREVAQRETLFSKKQLPEQTTILRPVQGVKPTWKKILVKSDYPEGLSELVKLTKNLWWSWNNDAKELFEMVNPELWEKSQHNPIAMLESLSYEQLLELERDKEFRDNLKSVYEKFGNYLLEGCNKKSPAIAYFSMEYGLHDSVKIFSGGLGVLAGDYLKQCSDSNINITGIGLLYRYGYFSQELALNGEQLENYYPQKFSHLPLHPVRVNNGDESDSNNGSWLKIRLALPGRTLYAKVWRVDVGRVPLYLLDTDIEENSAEDRFITHRLYGGEWENRLKQEILLGAGGIRLLDAVNITPDIYHCNEGHAAFMGVERMRKLVQDEFFTFQEAIEIVRASSLFTTHTPVPAGHDEFSEDLLRTYIPHYAERLNISWDAFMNLGRAKENVPGEKFSMSVLALKLSQEVNGVSKIHGRVTREMFSHIWDGYFSDELHIGYVTNGVHYPTWAAKKWKQLYNAEFGEGFNNDQSNAEHWRNIFHVSDDEVWKIKQSQRKELIDFVKRRLMDNLERRQENPKTIIELQNALDENALTIGFARRFATYKRAQLIFKNLEKLARIVNNPNKPVQFIFAGKAHPADGAGQELIRYITEVSKRKEFLGKIIFLENYDMDIASKLVQGVDIWLNTPARPMEASGTSGQKAVMNGVMNFSVLDGWWAEGYIDKAGWALKEEMTYKNPQYQDELDAETIYDLLEDVIAPMFYKRDKNGVPSKWISHIKNTIAEIAPHFTTKRMLDDYCNNYYNKLYERTCKLKENNYDQVRYLSNWKKKIIRGWNSVEVLSVSVPDSTKRAFKLGEKFIAEISLDLNELSPEDIGIEVIFGQKVMDQVTDFFYKNEMKIVNIERNQVNYKTEIFVTRSGVFDFAFRMFPKNPLLPHRMDFYLIKWI, from the coding sequence ATGTCAGAAGAAAATATTCTGAAACCTGATTATTTATTTGAGATCAGTTGGGAAGTATGTAATAAAGTTGGAGGTATTTATACTGTAATTTCCACAAAAGCTTCAACGTTAGTATCTGAACTAAAAGATAATTACATTTTTATTGGTCCCGATGTTTGGAAAGAAACCAAGGATAATCCTGAATTTACAGAAGATAAATTTTTGTACCGCAGCTGGCGCGAAGAAGCAGAAAAACAAGGATTACGTTTCAGGCTGGGCCGGTGGAATATTGCTGGAAACCCCGTTGCTATTCTTGTTGATTTCACACCATACTTCGTTGTTAAGGATAAAATTTTCGCAAAATTATGGGAGAATTATAAACTCGATTCTTTACCCGGACAGTGGGACTACATTGAACCTGCAATGTTTGGATTTGCTGCAGCAAAAATTATTGAAAGCTTTTATGAATTCAATATTAGCGGACGTGACCGTATCATTGCCCAGTTCCATGAATGGATGACAGGAACCGGGATTTTATATTTAAAAGATAATATTCCCCAGGTGGGAACTGTATTTACTACACATGCAACAGCTTTGGGAAGATCTGTTGCCGGTAATGGTTTGCCTTTATATAAAGACATTGAAAGCTTTAATGCCGATGTGCTTGCGCGTAATTTTAATATTGTTTCAAAACAATCGCTTGAAAAACTCTCGGCTCAGAATGCTGACGGATTTACTACCGTTAGTGAAATTACAAATAAAGAATGCAAACAATTTCTGGAAAAAGAAGCGGATGTAATTACTCCAAATGGTTTCGATTCATCATTTCTTCCACCGGAAAATGTTTTCGAAGAAAAAAGAGATGAAGCACGTGTGAAATTATTTGATGTTGCAGAAGCCTTGTTAAACCAGGAGTTGCAGCGCGACAGTATGTTGGTGCTCATTAGCGGACGTTATGAATTTCGTAATAAAGGGATCGATTTATATATTGATGCACTGACCAGGTTGTACAATAATCCTGATTTAGATAAAGATATTATTGCTTTCATTATGGTGCCTGCAAACAATGCAGGACCAAGGAAAGATGTATATGAACGTATAGGCAAACCCAATTACGAGCAATCCCTGCATCATGAATTTCTTACTCATTACCTTCATGACCCGGACAATGATCCTGTATTGAAAAAAATCTATAGCTCAGGAATATCTAATGAAAAGGGAAGTAAAGTAAAAATAATTTTTGTTCCTTCTTATTTGAATGGCAGCGATGGAATATTTAACATGCATTATTACGAACTGCTGATTGGATTTGATGTTACGGTCTTCCCGTCATATTATGAGCCATGGGGTTATACGCCAATGGAAAGCATAGCATTTCACATTCCTACGATAACAACTACTTTGGCAGGTTTCGGAAATTGGATTCGTAATACATATGGCAAACTCGAAAAAGGAATTTTAGTTATTGATCGCGATGATGATAATGATGAATCTGTTGTTGAGCAAATAGCTGCTGGTCTTACGCGCTGTCTTCACCGGAATTTTGAAGATAAAAAAAGTTCAAGGAAAAAAGCACATGAAATATCTCATGATGGCTTATGGGTTAATTTTATAAATAATTATTACAAAATATATGATAAAGCGCTCCGTGAGGTTGCACAGCGCGAAACATTATTTTCTAAAAAACAATTACCTGAACAAACAACAATTCTACGTCCTGTACAAGGTGTTAAACCTACGTGGAAAAAAATACTGGTAAAATCCGATTATCCTGAAGGATTATCCGAATTGGTAAAGCTGACGAAAAATTTATGGTGGTCATGGAATAATGATGCAAAAGAATTATTCGAGATGGTCAATCCTGAATTGTGGGAAAAATCACAGCATAATCCAATTGCTATGCTGGAATCATTATCATACGAACAATTACTGGAACTGGAAAGAGATAAAGAATTCAGGGATAATCTGAAAAGTGTTTATGAAAAATTCGGTAATTATTTATTGGAAGGATGTAATAAAAAATCTCCTGCAATTGCATATTTTAGTATGGAGTATGGTTTGCACGATTCGGTGAAAATATTTTCAGGTGGACTGGGAGTATTAGCCGGTGATTATTTAAAACAATGCAGCGATTCAAATATAAATATTACAGGTATTGGGCTTTTATACAGGTATGGATATTTTTCACAGGAATTAGCGCTCAATGGTGAACAACTTGAAAATTATTATCCTCAAAAATTTTCACATTTACCGTTGCATCCTGTACGTGTAAATAATGGAGATGAAAGCGATAGTAATAATGGTTCCTGGTTGAAAATAAGGCTGGCATTACCCGGCCGTACGTTGTATGCCAAGGTTTGGCGTGTTGATGTTGGAAGAGTTCCATTATATTTACTGGATACCGATATTGAAGAAAATTCTGCTGAAGACCGTTTTATAACGCATCGCTTATATGGCGGGGAATGGGAAAACCGCTTGAAACAGGAAATCCTTCTTGGTGCCGGCGGAATACGTTTGCTGGATGCAGTAAATATTACTCCTGATATATATCATTGCAATGAAGGTCATGCCGCTTTTATGGGTGTTGAAAGAATGCGTAAACTGGTCCAGGATGAATTTTTTACTTTCCAGGAAGCCATTGAAATTGTTAGGGCATCTTCATTATTTACCACGCATACGCCAGTTCCCGCTGGTCATGATGAATTCAGTGAAGATTTATTAAGAACCTATATTCCTCATTATGCCGAACGACTGAATATTAGCTGGGATGCTTTTATGAACCTTGGAAGAGCAAAGGAAAATGTTCCGGGCGAAAAATTCAGCATGAGTGTTTTGGCGCTAAAGTTATCACAGGAAGTAAATGGTGTAAGTAAGATTCATGGACGTGTTACACGCGAAATGTTCAGCCATATATGGGATGGATATTTTAGTGATGAGTTGCATATAGGATATGTTACCAATGGAGTTCATTATCCTACATGGGCTGCAAAGAAATGGAAACAACTTTATAATGCTGAATTTGGAGAAGGATTTAATAACGATCAATCGAATGCCGAGCATTGGAGAAATATTTTTCACGTTTCGGATGATGAGGTATGGAAGATAAAACAAAGTCAAAGAAAAGAACTTATTGATTTTGTAAAAAGGCGTTTAATGGATAACCTGGAACGCAGGCAGGAAAACCCTAAGACCATTATTGAGCTTCAGAATGCTTTAGATGAAAACGCGCTCACCATAGGATTTGCAAGACGCTTTGCAACATATAAACGAGCACAACTTATTTTTAAAAATCTTGAAAAACTTGCACGTATTGTAAATAATCCGAATAAACCTGTTCAGTTTATATTTGCCGGTAAAGCGCATCCGGCCGATGGAGCAGGACAGGAGTTGATAAGATATATTACAGAGGTATCAAAAAGAAAAGAGTTTTTAGGGAAGATAATTTTCCTTGAAAATTATGATATGGATATTGCTTCCAAATTGGTTCAGGGAGTTGATATCTGGCTGAACACACCTGCACGTCCAATGGAAGCATCAGGTACAAGCGGGCAAAAAGCAGTAATGAATGGTGTGATGAATTTCAGTGTTCTCGACGGATGGTGGGCTGAAGGTTATATTGATAAAGCCGGTTGGGCGCTGAAAGAAGAAATGACTTACAAAAATCCGCAATACCAGGATGAACTGGATGCCGAAACTATTTATGATTTGCTCGAAGATGTTATCGCTCCTATGTTTTACAAGCGTGATAAAAATGGCGTACCTTCGAAATGGATCTCGCATATAAAAAATACTATTGCCGAAATAGCGCCACATTTTACTACCAAGCGCATGCTCGATGATTACTGTAATAATTATTACAATAAGCTTTATGAACGTACCTGTAAACTGAAAGAGAACAATTATGACCAGGTGAGATATTTATCAAACTGGAAAAAGAAGATCATACGAGGGTGGAACAGTGTTGAAGTGCTTTCGGTGAGTGTTCCCGATTCTACTAAGCGTGCATTTAAACTAGGTGAAAAATTTATTGCTGAAATTTCATTGGACCTTAATGAGCTTTCGCCCGAAGATATTGGCATCGAAGTAATATTCGGTCAGAAAGTAATGGATCAGGTTACCGATTTCTTTTATAAAAATGAAATGAAGATTGTAAATATCGAACGCAACCAGGTGAATTATAAAACTGAGATTTTTGTAACGCGTTCCGGTGTGTTCGACTTTGCATTCCGCATGTTTCCTAAGAATCCGCTATTGCCGCATCGCATGGATTTTTATTTGATAAAATGGATTTAA
- a CDS encoding VOC family protein, with protein sequence MSKVSTYLNFSRNTEEAFNFYKSVFGGEFSGGGVAHFGDFPPPAGSPQLAEEDKKLILHIELPILGGHILMGSDAPESMGFKVNTGNNVHIMLEPDTRAETKKLFDALAVGGRVIMELQEMFWGAYYGNCVDKFGVQWMFNCTEKK encoded by the coding sequence ATGTCAAAAGTTAGTACTTATCTAAATTTTTCTCGCAATACTGAGGAAGCTTTTAATTTTTATAAATCTGTTTTTGGTGGTGAATTCAGTGGGGGTGGAGTGGCACACTTTGGCGATTTCCCGCCACCGGCAGGCTCTCCGCAGTTGGCCGAAGAAGATAAAAAGCTTATACTGCATATTGAACTGCCCATACTTGGTGGTCACATTTTGATGGGCTCCGATGCACCGGAATCGATGGGATTCAAAGTGAACACAGGAAATAATGTTCACATCATGCTTGAGCCCGATACCAGGGCAGAGACAAAAAAATTGTTCGATGCATTAGCAGTAGGTGGTAGAGTAATAATGGAATTACAGGAAATGTTCTGGGGTGCATATTATGGCAATTGCGTTGATAAATTCGGAGTGCAATGGATGTTTAATTGCACAGAAAAAAAATAA
- a CDS encoding T9SS type A sorting domain-containing protein, giving the protein MKKLLLTLFISSSISLTLFGQKQTISSVAPGAWLSPATWDCNCVPAPGYIIEVNHNVILNTNFGYTYGSVNINAGASLIKFGDLVDFAIGGGSFTNEGAFEVARFYSSGGTVTNSGTMTVTQALYNTTTFSNNGIINDVDSLRNDGTIENIQNSEINSTYFWNNGNLNNDGRLKLTNFLNSVSYTGNGTIYTTDFLNTGTATTHDSVIVNYDFMNKGSFQNLSTVPFNVYHDFYNGDSLSHDAVFTNNGFVNISNNFTNADTLKGSSGSFCIAAYSTNSGYIKGTVDICDQSPLSGPPYIDLNNGVVENTVTSCTHSCSAGIDVISNNIEGIEVFPNPYSDNATFIYHSPSTTNASLVIYDITGNAIITKNFTSDGTIKITNELPSGIYFYIVRNAEGTIHSGKLISL; this is encoded by the coding sequence ATGAAAAAACTTTTACTTACGTTATTTATATCGTCAAGCATATCATTAACATTATTCGGACAAAAGCAAACCATATCATCAGTAGCACCCGGCGCCTGGCTAAGCCCGGCAACATGGGATTGTAACTGTGTTCCCGCACCAGGATATATCATTGAAGTAAATCATAATGTCATACTTAACACTAACTTTGGATATACATATGGTTCGGTAAATATCAATGCCGGTGCTTCATTAATAAAATTTGGTGACTTAGTAGATTTCGCAATAGGTGGTGGTTCTTTTACTAATGAAGGAGCTTTTGAAGTAGCCCGTTTTTATTCATCAGGCGGAACTGTAACAAACTCAGGCACCATGACTGTTACACAGGCTTTATATAATACAACAACTTTTTCAAACAATGGAATAATAAATGATGTTGACAGCTTGCGAAACGATGGTACTATTGAAAATATTCAGAATAGTGAAATTAACAGTACTTACTTTTGGAACAACGGTAATCTCAATAATGACGGACGTTTAAAGCTAACCAATTTTTTAAATTCAGTTTCATATACTGGGAATGGCACCATCTACACAACAGATTTCTTAAATACCGGAACTGCAACAACACACGACAGTGTGATTGTGAATTATGATTTTATGAATAAAGGAAGTTTTCAAAATTTATCTACTGTTCCTTTTAACGTTTACCATGACTTTTATAATGGTGATTCATTAAGTCATGATGCTGTATTTACAAACAATGGCTTTGTCAACATCAGCAATAATTTTACAAATGCCGATACATTAAAAGGAAGCAGCGGTTCATTCTGTATAGCTGCATACTCTACTAATTCAGGTTATATAAAAGGAACTGTTGATATCTGCGACCAGTCACCTTTATCAGGTCCTCCATATATTGATTTGAATAACGGAGTTGTTGAAAATACCGTTACTTCATGCACACACAGTTGTTCTGCCGGAATTGATGTAATCAGCAATAACATTGAAGGTATCGAAGTTTTTCCAAATCCATATTCAGATAATGCTACATTTATTTATCATTCGCCATCGACTACTAACGCATCGCTTGTGATCTACGATATAACAGGAAATGCAATTATAACTAAAAATTTCACAAGTGATGGAACAATAAAAATCACAAACGAATTACCTTCAGGAATATATTTCTACATTGTACGAAATGCAGAAGGAACAATACATTCAGGCAAACTGATTTCATTATGA
- a CDS encoding penicillin-binding transpeptidase domain-containing protein, translating to MQSLKQIFLYIFIFLSFESFSQITDTVDLNKIFGKFVGGFCIYDINTSKYIQYNKAQCEKRFSPCSTFKITNSLIGLETGVITDTSFVIKYDSLLHPKDSFMLNNSPYKYWYDDLSLKNAFKYSCVWYYQELARRIGFERMKKYIDILNYGNKDISGGIDKFWLCGTIEISINEQVEFLKAFYQHKLKGFSDRSIDAVKSIMLYETTDNYKLYGKTGSGDCTDDKVLGWYVGFVETASGPKIFAMNVLVNDYNDLNNNYRIELTKTILKELKII from the coding sequence ATGCAAAGTCTTAAACAAATATTTTTATACATATTTATATTTCTATCATTCGAATCGTTTTCGCAAATAACGGATACAGTTGATTTGAATAAAATATTTGGAAAGTTTGTTGGAGGATTTTGTATTTATGATATAAACACAAGCAAATATATTCAGTATAATAAGGCACAATGTGAAAAAAGATTTTCGCCCTGTTCCACTTTTAAAATCACGAATTCGCTTATAGGACTTGAAACTGGCGTAATTACTGATACCAGCTTTGTTATCAAATATGACAGTCTGCTTCATCCGAAAGATTCATTTATGTTGAACAATTCACCTTACAAATACTGGTATGATGATCTGTCATTAAAAAATGCCTTCAAATATTCGTGCGTTTGGTATTACCAGGAATTAGCAAGGAGGATAGGATTTGAAAGGATGAAAAAATATATCGATATTTTAAATTACGGGAATAAAGATATTTCAGGAGGTATAGATAAATTCTGGCTTTGCGGCACTATTGAAATTTCAATTAACGAACAGGTGGAATTTTTAAAAGCATTTTATCAGCATAAATTAAAAGGTTTTTCTGACAGGAGTATTGATGCTGTAAAAAGCATAATGCTTTATGAAACTACTGACAATTACAAACTATACGGTAAAACGGGAAGCGGCGATTGTACGGATGATAAGGTTCTTGGCTGGTATGTGGGTTTTGTTGAAACCGCTTCGGGTCCGAAAATTTTTGCAATGAATGTGCTTGTTAATGATTACAACGACTTAAATAATAATTACAGAATAGAACTGACTAAAACAATTCTGAAAGAGCTTAAAATTATTTAA
- the fabG gene encoding 3-oxoacyl-[acyl-carrier-protein] reductase: protein MKLLEGKTAIITGASRGIGRTIAIRFAKEGANVAFSDLFYDAQAESLEKELLSYGVKAKGYASDASSFKASDDFINEVLKDFPVIDVLVNNAGITRDNLLMRMTEADWDAVINVNLKSVFNLTKAVQKVMLKQRYGSIINMSSVVGVEGNAGQSNYSASKAGILGFTKSIAQELGSRSIRCNAIAPGFIETEMTAKLPEDVKKNWIENIPLKRSGSTDDVADVTVFLASNLSSYVTGQVISVDGGMHM, encoded by the coding sequence ATGAAATTACTTGAAGGTAAAACTGCAATAATAACCGGCGCATCGCGCGGCATTGGTCGTACCATTGCCATCCGCTTTGCCAAAGAAGGAGCCAACGTAGCTTTTTCCGATTTGTTTTACGATGCACAAGCTGAATCACTCGAAAAAGAATTATTGAGTTATGGTGTTAAAGCAAAAGGCTATGCTTCCGATGCCAGCTCATTCAAAGCTTCTGATGATTTTATAAATGAGGTACTGAAAGATTTTCCTGTTATTGATGTTTTAGTTAATAATGCAGGTATTACGCGCGACAACCTGCTGATGCGCATGACAGAAGCCGATTGGGATGCTGTTATTAATGTGAATCTGAAATCTGTTTTCAATCTTACAAAAGCTGTTCAGAAAGTGATGCTGAAACAACGTTACGGTTCAATCATCAACATGAGTTCGGTTGTTGGTGTTGAAGGAAATGCAGGACAGTCGAACTATTCCGCATCAAAAGCAGGAATACTCGGATTCACAAAATCAATTGCACAGGAACTGGGTTCGCGCAGTATTCGCTGCAATGCAATAGCGCCGGGATTCATCGAAACCGAAATGACAGCAAAACTTCCGGAAGATGTAAAGAAGAACTGGATTGAAAATATTCCTTTGAAACGTTCTGGCTCTACTGATGATGTTGCTGATGTTACAGTATTTTTAGCAAGCAACCTTTCATCATACGTTACTGGTCAGGTTATTAGTGTTGACGGGGGAATGCATATGTAG
- a CDS encoding T9SS type A sorting domain-containing protein encodes MRKIILFVFIILISEISSGNTFTVTNTNDSGTGSLRSTITSSNSNSGSDVIAFNIPTSDANYNSSTGTWTITLASYLPYITNGNTTIDGTTQTTNQGDTNPNGPEIIITGVNNTIAHAFCIMNTANNIIKGITLQRLVCGIQIYGANAKNNHVYGNYIGTNYNATDSLGNNIGIEIISGAKHNIVGGSSIEERNIVSGNRHIGIRIVNADSNIVSGNFVGTNRTATASLGNYDGVSIEGTAKYNNVGGNNPALRNIISGNNAYGVPIIGTDAKYNKVFGNYIGTDINGSAAIPNTYGVLFDDGSSYNIIGGDSISYRNIISGNSGYGVFVYNNGTNHNTVKGNFIGTDKNGTLALPNGNGVVIDGAPVYNYIDNNVISGNAQQGIDIHVTYTDNNSITRNKIGTDSSGLLPLGNAFDGIRIAEGAKNNIIGGSAGNGNIIAYNGSAGIFLMTAGDINNKISCNSIHNNGTLGIDLFPIGTNLNDAGDSDTGPNMMMNYPVITSADYWTYNGLTFIQGTIDCTNPLTTNIEIYIADSDSNSYGEGKTYLGCVTPDAGGNWSIHLSGINAGDVITSTATDASGNTSEFSHNAYVNTYTGLNDLQTNDDVEIYPNPFPDFSILNFEYESKNNYAVLIYNNVGQITKSIENISNGKVIIDRDNLKNGIYFLQLKKNNEIIKTSKIIID; translated from the coding sequence ATGAGAAAGATAATTCTTTTTGTTTTTATAATTTTAATTTCAGAAATAAGTTCGGGAAATACTTTTACTGTAACCAACACCAATGATTCAGGAACAGGTTCTTTGCGAAGTACTATAACTTCGTCCAATTCAAATTCAGGAAGTGATGTGATAGCATTTAATATTCCAACATCTGATGCAAATTATAATTCTTCAACAGGAACATGGACAATAACACTTGCTTCTTACCTTCCATATATCACTAACGGGAACACCACAATTGACGGCACAACACAAACCACCAACCAGGGTGATACAAATCCAAATGGACCAGAAATTATTATCACCGGAGTAAATAATACAATTGCTCATGCCTTCTGCATAATGAATACAGCGAATAATATAATAAAGGGAATTACACTTCAGCGGCTTGTTTGCGGCATACAGATTTATGGTGCTAACGCAAAGAACAATCATGTTTACGGAAACTACATCGGGACAAATTACAATGCTACCGACAGTCTTGGCAACAATATAGGTATCGAAATAATCAGTGGGGCAAAACACAACATTGTTGGAGGGTCTTCAATTGAAGAAAGAAATATTGTATCGGGAAATCGTCATATTGGAATTCGTATTGTTAATGCTGATAGCAATATTGTTTCAGGAAATTTTGTAGGAACAAACAGAACTGCAACAGCTTCTCTTGGAAACTATGACGGCGTGAGCATTGAAGGAACCGCTAAGTATAACAATGTTGGAGGAAATAATCCTGCATTACGAAATATTATTTCGGGAAATAATGCTTACGGAGTCCCGATAATTGGAACAGATGCTAAATACAATAAAGTTTTTGGAAATTATATTGGCACAGACATCAATGGAAGCGCTGCTATTCCTAATACATACGGTGTTTTATTCGACGATGGTTCTTCTTATAATATTATTGGTGGTGATTCAATTTCATATAGGAATATTATTTCGGGAAATAGTGGTTACGGTGTTTTTGTATACAACAACGGAACTAATCACAATACCGTAAAAGGTAATTTCATTGGAACTGATAAAAACGGAACGCTTGCTTTGCCTAATGGAAACGGCGTAGTTATTGATGGTGCACCTGTTTATAATTATATCGACAACAACGTGATTTCGGGAAATGCACAACAGGGAATTGACATTCATGTAACATACACTGATAATAATTCAATCACACGAAATAAAATCGGAACCGATTCATCAGGGTTATTGCCGCTGGGCAACGCTTTCGATGGAATACGAATTGCCGAAGGCGCAAAAAATAATATTATCGGAGGAAGTGCCGGTAATGGAAATATCATTGCATACAACGGCTCTGCCGGGATATTCCTGATGACTGCAGGAGATATAAATAATAAAATATCCTGCAACTCCATTCACAATAATGGCACTTTGGGCATCGACCTCTTCCCTATCGGAACAAATTTAAATGATGCCGGCGACTCTGATACTGGGCCAAACATGATGATGAATTATCCTGTTATCACTTCCGCTGATTATTGGACTTACAACGGACTTACATTTATTCAAGGAACGATTGATTGCACAAATCCACTAACGACAAATATTGAAATTTACATAGCCGATTCCGATTCAAATTCATATGGTGAAGGAAAAACATATTTAGGTTGTGTAACGCCTGATGCTGGTGGCAACTGGAGCATTCATCTTTCAGGAATAAATGCAGGTGATGTTATAACATCTACTGCAACCGATGCTTCGGGCAATACATCTGAATTTTCGCACAATGCTTATGTAAACACCTATACAGGTTTAAATGATTTGCAAACAAATGATGATGTTGAGATTTATCCAAATCCGTTTCCTGATTTTTCAATTTTGAATTTTGAATATGAATCAAAAAATAATTACGCTGTTTTAATTTATAATAATGTTGGTCAAATTACCAAAAGTATTGAAAATATTAGCAATGGAAAAGTAATTATCGACAGGGATAATTTAAAAAACGGAATTTATTTTCTTCAATTGAAAAAGAATAATGAAATTATTAAAACCTCAAAAATAATTATTGACTGA